acaaattaacccTTGctgttaaaaatcgttaacgttgttaaaattgtgcagagataggtagatgacgtggttaaaattctccttttgaggtgttaaaattttgcagaggtgttaaaattgtgcagaggtgttcaAATTTTTCCCATTCTCCTCTACACAATTTTTAACAGCAGgggctaatttgtttcaaattaacacttataaagactcaattgggaaggtttaaaagaaggaaaccaaattggaaatacattacaaaaatagaaacgcctaaatggttttaacctaatatttaataaaaattagttgtCTAACCTTCTCGTCAaacacatttataaatattaaaataagactataataattattaatcttTGCCAATCAaattactgttattattattgattattttataaatatcttaagaATTCTATTTATCAATCAGCTGGAATTGTTAATTGTTTATCTGTTGAGTTTACTGGCCTAACAGATATCCAATATGTTATTTAACTGTTTGAGTCCTGGTTATTTGGTAACTGAACTTGAAATTTTAGCATGTTTTGATTAatgttgaagaaaatagacatagggatttaattgtttatatagTATATCTGAATTGTGAAGGAGTCACATCACTAGAAATGTATCCGTGGAGAACAAAGAAACATTTTAGCTAATACCACAAATCCAATTAGATTCTGACAAGAAAGTGGAGCTACTTAAATTGCCGGCCTTGAAGTTAATCACAAGAACATTTGGCTCAATCTATGTATGCACCTTTAAGGTACttcttcattaatatttttcttaagcCAATTTAGTTTTCCCtcctaaatttaaatattttaagtaaatagaaaatatttatatttttttaattaaatacatgtccattaatatttttttaattgaataatcaaattattatgtcattttactttgttttcacATGTTAAAAAGTTGatgttttataatcaatataaaatgatattctagataaataatataaatggatGAATgagttttgttgttttaattgaaAACGTTTTGAGTAATAAaatcatcattattttttaatgatttttatattatcacttatactaattaaaaaatcactcttgtcatcaatattattattatttattaatttcacattaaattaattttttttttaaatatcaaaaatcAAAAGAGCACTCAAGCGTTCTGCGATCTTCCTTTCTTATGCTTTTTTAGTTCTTTCTGAGTTCTAACTTTTTGGTAtttcaactcttcttccaaatcatccaaatttcttacaaaatcaagagaattagtgataaaatcataagtTCTAACCTCAACTCTTTTTATTCACAAACTGAAGCAAAAACATGAGgttaagcaagtttctaagtcaaaaagggttcatttagtatcaaaattaagtcacAGATAATATAttcaatcgttatcacaaccctaaacttagaactttgcttatcctcaagcaaaacaaaatgtaacttagtTTTAAAACACTTTAATGGTTCAACATATCACAAAACACTTTTTCTAggacaagtaatcactcataTCAGCTTATCATAAAAATGTCAGTCAAGACGTACAGATGCCTTAGCCTATCAAGCTCACTGTGGTGCTCACATAATCACAGAATATACAATAGATGCTAACCTCATGAATGATCAACAACCAATCAAAGATGTAATCATAAAGTGCATGAATTATTCCTCACcaagaaaagtgtttcactcaagctcaAATGTGTATAATGAAGTGTTGGTGTCTCATacactctactatcacaatgtcacataaatcaactttgcctttcatttaaacACCATCAAACacactcacaagcaagttatcatcaaaaggtcttttataggcttgtaatgtggctgggctaagaagaaaatttggtttttctagacaacaaaatccttgagttaagaaagtgcacaattaataatttaacatttaaataccATCTCTCTTTTCCCTTTACAATTGAGAAACCATTTTCACTTAATCCCAACTTCCCAttcattgagcttttctttctttttcttcttctcttgtctttttcttttcttttcttttgctcaATAGTTAGCTCAAtgcttctcttttattttcattattttttcaatttcccaacaaccccaaacttaaaccttACCATACAAATaatctcaactcaactcaaggtaaagatttcaaaaaggatttttctcattttttaggCTTAAGGTTCAAAGGGTAGAACAAACATTGTTCTTTTATTGGGCTAAAATGATGTATTGGCTTATATGGGAAAAAGAacaaatggccttgatcatttgTAACAAGCAAACAAGTggttcaatcatagaaacttaGGCAAAGTCAATCATGATTTCAAAGCAAgaacattcaatcaatcaaaagCTCTGGAGTTCAATCCTCTCACAGGCTAATCAAGTCCCAAAATCAGATAAACATCCTGCCCAACATATTAATCACAGTTAATCCTCATGCATCTGTTTCAATCAATTATGAGCAACCACCTGTTTCTAAGGCTAATCATGCATCATCCCAACATCAATTAATACAACAAAGcatcataaaacaatattactcATCCAACAAAAGTTATAGATAAACCATTTCAGCACAGTTAATTCAAGCCAAGTACATCACAAACCaccatttaaaacaaaataaattttgaacataaactaaagaaataagTTTAGAAAGCTGGGTTACCTCCTAGTAAGCGTTtatttaacgtcattagcttgacaccattAAGCTCAGTccgaatttttttatgttggtgttcttcttcctttcatgacaccaacaaaatctaaaaaaattccTAGTCACCATCTTCACTCTCCTAGAATAAGGTTCTTTAATCTCAAAACTTCCATTCGCCTTAATATCCTTAATAACCCATAACCtgttcttgaatttcactggtTTGCCGAGGTAGGGTTCATTATTTTCTAGCTCATGGTCTTGGTGAACTAGTTATTCCTTATCTCTATCCTCTTCCTTCACTTTTGAAGAGAAACAACTATGATTCCTCTTGACCGTCTTGGCAGCTTTACCATTACCAGGTAAACTAGTCACTGATAGaacttcatttgttgttttaagaCCAGTCTGTTTTTCTTGAATTGGTTGCTCCGCTTCAAAGACATTGAAAGTTACTTTTCTCTCTTAATCCTTCAATGTTAGCAATCCATCATCTACATGAATGAGAACCTTGGTCGTATTCATTAATGGTCATCTAAGGATGAGCAGTATCTTtgcattttcctccatctccatcactAGAAAGTCCACAAGGAATTGAAATTTGTCAATTTTCACCACCACGTCTTCTACCACACCATAAGGATATTTGACAAACCTATCTGCCAACTGAAGCATCATTCTTGTTGGCTTAACTTCAAGACCACCAATCCTTTTAAGCATAGATAGAGGCATCAGGTTGATGTTAGCCCCtaaatcaataaaagccttCCCTATATTATTGCTTCCAATGGTGCAAGAAATGGTGAAACTCCCCGGATCTTTAAATTTTGGAGGGAAAGTCTTCTGCATGATGGCATTGCAATTACCCCACACTTCAATTGTTTCCTGATCcagatatttcttctttttgctgAGGAATTACTTCATGTTCTTCGCATAAGGAGGAATTTGTTGGAGTGTTTCTGTCAAAGACATAGTAATCTCCAATtgcttgaagatctccatgaaatGCCTAAATTGCTTCTCTTTGTCAATCTTTGAAAAACTTTTCGGATAAGGAAGGGGCTTCtcaatgattttttctttttctctctcttctcactccttttctttttcctttttctctccctcatcactcattttttctttctttctcccaaccttactttttctctcttcattactcatatattttctttcactcaacttaggtttttcttttctctcatctaaTATATTTCCACTTCTAGTGATAATGACATTGCTTTCCTACTtggggttaacttcagtattagtcCCAAAACTCCTGTCAGGCATCTCCTCCAACTTTTTAGCCAGTTGGCCAACTTGTATCTCCAAGTTTCTAATGGTAGCTTCAATGCTCTTTTGATTGGAGATGGACACTTGCATGAATTATTGAAGGGTGTCTTCCATCTTTGCCATGCTTTCAGATAAGGAGGTTTGTGGTTGTCATTATTACTGTGGTGGTCTATTACATTGCTCAGCTTGCCCTTGACCCAGGCATGGGTGAGGTTTCCACccttggttgaaattacctGGGTGGCACTGATTACCCATATAGTTTACTTTTTCCTGGGTATTAGCTTGCATGTCAAACTGTCCGTTCACATGATCTCCACCACATAGCTCACAAAGTTGATTTTGAGCTTGAGAGACATTCTGCAACTCTTTTGGTAGTTAAGAGATTTTCTTTATTAAGGTCTCTAATTGTTGAGTCATTATCTTATTTTGAGCCAACAGAGCATCTTGAGATTGTAATTGAAGATATCTGTTGAAACTGAGCTTTGCTTTCACTATGCATCTCATTATCATTAGTAGTCATGTTCTCAATCAATTCATAGGCTTCCTCTAGAGTCTTGTATTTGATATTACCTTcaactgaggcatccaacatcaatttTGGCTGCGAGCTAAGTACTCCAAGGAATAGAATGACTATTATAGGATCATCAAAGCCATGTGTGGGCGTCTTCctcaacaagcctttaaatATGTCCCACATTTGACCTAATGTCTACTCCATGCCCTATCTAACAGAAGAAATTTCTTGTTTACCTTTATTAACTTTTGATTATGGGAAGTATTTATTCATAACACGGCTTCCCACTCAGTAAAGTTGTTCTCAGGAAAAGAGTTCAACCACATTTTAGCGTTGCCTCCCAAAGAGAATGGGAACAAGCTAAGTCTAATAGCTTCATCTGACACGCTATTGATCTTCACAGTATTGCATATCTCATTGAACATGGTTAGATGCGCATATGGATTTTCATGTGAcaatccattgaattggttgctctttacTAGTTGAGTGAGAGCAGACTTCATCTCCATATTCGTAGAATTAATCCTCGGCCTTGCAATGCTATTAAAGTGACAAGGGCCATTAACTGTTGTATAAGCTGCCAAGGTACGTCTACCATTATTGCCATCAGTTCACCATGATTGTCCATGTTTTTAGTCTCCTAGTCAGATCTTTGAGGTGAAGGTTGTAAAAGCGTCTCAGGAGGAGGGAAAAGTTCTCTGACGTTCCtattctccttctccttctacTTCCATCCAATCCTGTAAGAAGAGGTTCAGaacttttcttgcttctagtctgaattgtatcctgcatacactagagAACAAAACACTAGAGAGGACACAATTAGccctaaaaaataataataaacaaataaataaataaattgttactattttttttttattcttttgggCTAATTGGGTGCTCTAGTGCAATGTTCTTTAGtatatgcaggataaaattcgtactaggagcacaagatcatcaggaccTCTCTTTTTAGATCTGGAAGTAGAGAAGACTGCCAATGGATGAAGAAGGCAGATAATGAAGAGAAGCTAGTTCACCAAGACTCTGTGCATGAAGATGAGGAACTCAAACCTAGCAATCCATTGAGATACAAGAATAGGTTATAGgtgattaaagatattaaagaaAACAGAGTTATTGAGATTGAGGCTCCTTATTCAAGGAGAGTAAAGATGGTGACTAGGAAGCTGTTGAAGTTATGTTGGTGTTATGAAAGAGAGAAGAGCACCAACGTCAGAAATTCGGATTGAGCTTAATGGGGTCAAGCTAATGCCATTAAACGAGCGCTTATTCGGAGGAAACCTAGTTTCtgaccttttctttttaattgattatttatgtgGTTTGGATTTAATTTTGCTTTGCAGTAATGAcagcatctattgatggatgctggacaacatctactgagggatgctaggaGGATTCAGATGacaacatctactaatggatgttgCTATGATGAAGATTTAAATGATAACATTTATTGATGGATGTTGCTATGATAAGGATGAGGAAtaatagcatctactgatggatgctatgtgattaAGCATTTACCAATGGATGTTTtgtgattagacatctactgatgggtgttacTAACAACATCTAGTGATGGGTGTTACTAacaacatctactgaaggatgttgatgaagatgagaaagattggcatttactgatgaatgttgatgagaaagattcaca
This is a stretch of genomic DNA from Vigna radiata var. radiata cultivar VC1973A unplaced genomic scaffold, Vradiata_ver6 scaffold_133, whole genome shotgun sequence. It encodes these proteins:
- the LOC106753436 gene encoding uncharacterized protein LOC106753436, encoding MQKTFPPKFKDPGSFTISCTIGSNNIGKAFIDLGANINLMPLSMLKRIGGLEVKPTRMMLQLADRFVKYPYGVVEDVVVKIDKFQFLVDFLVMEMEENAKILLILR